A region from the Tigriopus californicus strain San Diego chromosome 9, Tcal_SD_v2.1, whole genome shotgun sequence genome encodes:
- the LOC131886937 gene encoding organic cation transporter protein-like, which translates to MSASTKSSSDDQILMAIGNFGRWQFLMFFVAGITLLPGTFPVLSMTFLNVKVNHWCGKPEALSSMSTAEWRKTIDNDTGCDGQAKISGQIKWEMVHHLQNNTSTDTVSEERVGDDLSVGSIECSGFDFDRSTFDSTLSTEWNIICDDAYQLSFSQSVYFGGMMIGVFVAGILSDKFGRKRVLITSVLGFSVAGVLSSFSTSYGIFLLCRFFVAAGSSGILIIIMAYLLEMVGGKWTTILGMGVQFFWVLGWLILGVLAYFIRDWRQLTFVTSISGLLVIILHWVMPESPRWLLSIGRSDEAEQIIRRIARTNTIELSEDWSLQPQIKSKDEGQFEEKSITELFKYPQLRAKTLILLVNWFSNSATYYALTLNSAALYGNIFVNFLVNGFMEIPAYSISIALLLMSGRRVPYALCILMGGVSLLGVICIPSSYERATQVVAISGKFFITISFGVIYLYSSEMFPTVLRTSGIGACSLICRFGGISAAWIALLSHYHPYLPTTIYGILAIFCGLIALFLPETKDEKIPDTIEESEQNPLMSWREAFQGRHVT; encoded by the exons ATGAGTGCCTCAACAAAGAGCTCAAGCGATGACCAAATTTTGATGGCCATCGGAAATTTTGGACGGTGGCAatttttgatgttctttgTGGCGGGCATAACCCTTCTCCCCGGAACGTTTCCAGTCCTCTCTATGACTTTCTTGAACGTGAAAGTCAATCATTGGTGTGGAAAACCCGAAGCTCTCAGTTCCATGTCTACAGCTGAATGGCGGAAAACCATCGACAATGATACTGGATGTGATGGGCAGGCCAAAATCAGTGGTCAAATCAA ATGGGAAATGGTCCATCATCTCCAGAATAATACCTCCACAGACACAGTGAGCGAAGAAAGAGTTGGGGATGACTTGTCGGTCGGTTCCATCGAATGTTCAGGCTTCGACTTTGATCGTTCCACGTTCGATTCCACTTTAAGCACGGAATGGAATATCATCTGCGATGATGCGTATCAATTGAGCTTCAGCCAGTCCGTGTATTTTGGCGGCATGATGATAGGCGTCTTCGTGGCAGGGATTCTGAGTGATAAGTTCGGTCGGAAACGGGTTCTCATCACGTCGGTCTTGGGTTTCAGCGTGGCAGGAGTCCTATCTTCGTTTTCCACCTCCTATGGGATCTTCCTGCTTTGCCGGTTCTTTGTCGCAGCAGGCTCCTCAG GCattttgatcatcatcatggcaTATCTTTTGGAAATGGTTGGTGGCAAGTGGACCACTATCCTCGGGATGGGAGTCCAATTCTTTTGGGTCTTGGGTTGGTTGATATTGGGTGTGTTGGCATACTTCATCCGTGACTGGCGCCAATTGACGTTTGTGACATCCATCAGTGGTCTGTTGGTCATTATTCTTCATTGGGTCATGCCAGAATCTCCCAGATGGCTGCTCTCAATTGGCCGGAGCGACGAGGCTGAACAAATCATCCGGAGGATCGCTCGTACTAATACCATCGAGTTGTCTGAAGATTGGTCCCTCCAACCTCAAATCAAGTCCAAGGATGAGGGCCAATTTGAGGAAAAGTCCATCACCGAGCTATTCAAGTACCCTCAGTTGCGGGCGAAGACCCTGATCCTGCTCGTGAATTGGTTCTCGAACTCAGCCACCTACTACGCACTTACCTTGAACTCCGCCGCTTTGTACGGGAATATTTTTGTGAACTTCCTTGTGAACGGCTTCATGGAGATCCCGGCTTATTCCATATCCATAGCCTTACTTTTGATGAGTGGTCGACGCGTTCCGTATGCTCTTTGCATTCTCATGGGTGGGGTCTCGTTGTTGGGCGTCATTTGTATTCCGTCGAGCTACGAGAGGGCCACTCAAGTGGTGGCGATTTCAGGGAAATTCTTCATTACCATTTCATTTGGTGTGATCTACTTGTATTCATCTGAGATGTTTCCCACGGTTTTAAGAACCAGTGGAATTGGAGCGTGTTCCCTCATCTGTCGCTTTGGAGGGATCTCTGCCGCATGGATTGCACTTTTGAGCCATTATCATCCTTACTTGCCCACCACCATCTACGGGATTTTGGCGATTTTTTGCGGATTAATTGCACTCTTTTTGCCCGAAACAAAGGATGAAAAGATCCCCGATACTATTGAGGAAAGTGAACAAAATCCGCTCATGAGTTGGCGAGAAGCATTTCAAGGGAGACATGTCACATAA
- the LOC131886572 gene encoding dual specificity protein phosphatase 3-like: protein MADIQTLAFSLDTPESAFQPVCGGRRFKRAFSKADFPLLGDEDSKGTPKEHICLTGRSRQLIPKNLSVSVQTVRSWYMDPKTGRWHWPVNGADEVYPGLFLGDESTAMCIHILKDLGIGAVLNTAQGNMTDWSYVNTKASYYQNTGIQFLGIPAIDLKHYPINTHFKETCDFIESVLKKKGRVLVHCVQGISRSATVVLAFLIMRKKLSLKEAIDVVRSKRFIGPNEGFTEQLIELNDQVHGGAKGSPKA, encoded by the exons ATGGCCGACATTCAAACCCTGGCATTTTCTCTAGATACACCCGAGTCCGCTTTCCAACCAGTCTGTGGAGGACGGCGCTTCAAGCGAGCCTTCAGCAAGGCTGATTTTCCGTTGCTCGGGGACGAAGATTCCAAGGGAACCCCTAAAGAGCACATTTGCCTCACCGGACGCAGTCGTCAATTGATCCCCAAGAATCTTTCTGTTTCGGTCCAAACCGTGCGATCTTGGTACATGGATCCGAAAACCGGTCGATGGCATTGGCCGGTGAACGGAGCGGATGAAGTCTATCCAGGCTTGTTCTTGGGTGATGA ATCCACAGCCATGTGTATTCATATCCTCAAAGACTTGGGCATTGGCGCTGTTCTCAACACTGCTCAAGGCAACATGACCGATTGGAGCTATGTGAACACCAAGGCCTCTTACTACCAAAACACAGGAATACAATTTCTCGGCATTCCCGCCATTGATCTCAAGCACTACCCTATCAATactcatttcaaagaaacttgCGATTTCATCGAGTCAGTTCTCAAGAAAAAAG GACGGGTTCTCGTGCATTGTGTCCAAGGAATAAG TCGATCTGCAACAGTTGTGTTGGCATTTTTAATAATGAGGAAAAAGTTGAGCTTAAAAGAAGCAATTGATGTCGTTCG TTCAAAGCGATTCATTGGCCCTAATGAGGGATTCACCGAACAGCTCATTGAGTTGAATGATCAAGTTCATGGAGGTGCTAAAGGATCGCCGAAAGCGTGA
- the LOC131886571 gene encoding uncharacterized protein LOC131886571, with amino-acid sequence MGAAHSRARPGAGPAKVSKMKPDPICNTAVKESNYGYFILCIKACDKIKIVNPTNPVLKLVTAVVKRHFKILKSGWDRHLAFSFKLQPSNRHALIHLTAEVLLTLYKNGWEPMTPIDLSVKGIAQNQTAICFRRETPEEDIPTSSTPLSNSFEDFMSQRENQDCLCLETNGKNILGFHEVPNTILCDLVRCVQSEWSLGIRGISDAVSSVISDYTADLQLNVLPGEISDRKFIQLNGKPWSQSEDETDHDDALCAENLVLSIVACLARAQYKLQISIQMDKHTTVFFYIHDTESKDVRLPTFCGVGLGEKDGLYVYRPTITRTQTSFFRSRNGKGKSIRKRIRASFRRKPSSKEKKKSTVGEAPSIVEREVGGGKQKKVSIMGNTLMVQHALANSLETPSEAETDPDSIH; translated from the exons ATGGGCGCTGCTCATTCGAGAGCCAGACCAGGAGCTGGACCGGCCAAAGTGAGCAAGATGAAACCCGATCCAATTTGCAACACAGCCGTTAAGGAAAGCAATTATGGATACTTCATCCTATGTATCAAGGCTTGTGATAAAATCAAGATCGTCAATCCGACCAATCCGGTGCTGAAACTCGTCACAGCAGTGGTGAAGAGGCACTTTAAGATCCTCAAATCTGGTTGGGACAGGCATTTGGCCTTCTCCTTCAAGTTGCAGCCCTCCAATCGGCATGCTCTCATCCACCTAACGGCTGAGGTTCTCCTGACCCTATACAAAAATGGGTGGGAACCCATGACACCCATTGACTTGAGTGTCAAAGGTATTGCTCAGAACCAGACTGCGATTTGCTTCCGGAGGGAAACGCCAGAGGAGGATATTCCGACCTCCTCGACTCCACTTTCCAACAGCTTTGAGGACTTCATGTCGCAGAGGGAAAATCAGGACTGTCTTTGTCTCGAAACGAACGGCAAGAACATCCTTGGCTTTCACGAGGTGCCCAACACAATTCTCTGTGATTTGGTTCGATGTGTGCAAAGCGAATGGTCCTTGGGTATCCGTGGCATCTCGGATGCCGTGTCTTCCGTTATTTCTGATTACACGGCTGACCTGCAGCTGAATGTCCTTCCGGGGGAGATTTCGGATCGGAAATTCATCCAGCTCAACGGCAAACCTTGGTCTCAAAGTGAGGATGAGACGGATCATGACGATGCTCTGTGTGCCGAAAATCTGGTCCTTAGCATTGTGGCTTGCTTAGCTCGGGCTCAGTACAAACTTCAGATCTCCATCCAAATGGACAAGCACACCACCGTTTTCTTCTACATTCACGATACCGAAAGCAAAGACGTTCGGTTGCCAACATTTTGTGGCGTGGGTTTGGGCGAGAAAGATGGGCTCTACGTCTACCGACCAACAATCACCCGAACTCAAACGTCGTTCTTCCGTTCAAG GAATGGGAAAGGAAAATCTATCCGGAAACGCATCCGAGCCAGTTTCCGTCGAAAGCCTTCctccaaagaaaagaagaaatccaCCGTGGGCGAGGCTCCATCTATAGTAGAACGAGAAGTGGGTGGAGGAAAGCAGAAGAAGGTGTCCATTATGGGGAACACGCTCATGGTCCAACATGCATTGGCCAACTCTCTGGAGACACCTTCGGAGGCTGAAACCGATCCGGATTCAATCCATTAG
- the LOC131886573 gene encoding uncharacterized protein LOC131886573, whose amino-acid sequence MGCAASSQDAYSNGSYGSGSEISLHNKKRPEEVVYSDIENQALPVLTFNEQISVVSQSGSGSSSHRDRLDEFKRKGRDEIRQAQEKLNASLNTPIVDKEIRVLESGAWLEEHKDLTHRRSVLPPIQNGKQITSKGMAFNVD is encoded by the coding sequence ATGGGTTGTGCTGCTTCTTCGCAAGACGCTTACTCCAACGGGTCTTACGGCTCTGGTTCGGAAATTAGTTTGCACAACAAGAAACGCCCCGAAGAGGTGGTGTACTCGGATATCGAGAACCAGGCCCTACCTGTTCTAACTTTCAATGAGCAAATATCTGTCGTGTCTCAATCGGGATCGGGATCCTCATCCCATCGAGACCGATTAGACGAGTTCAAACGCAAAGGTCGAGATGAGATTCGACAAGCTCAAGAGAAACTCAATGCCTCGCTGAACACACCCATCGTGGACAAAGAGATTCGAGTATTGGAAAGTGGAGCCTGGTTGGAGGAACATAAGGATCTCACCCATCGACGAAGTGTCCTGCCGCCCATTCAGAATGGGAAGCAAATCACCAGCAAAGGCATGGCCTTCAACGTGGATTAA
- the LOC131886570 gene encoding DDB1- and CUL4-associated factor 17-like, whose product MVEAVAIQNVAWELHRRELGGCRVPCPAPCINVTCHSRQILKQVILAAHRQYQPLLPAPLTSAKDSLYCDGKLFLKREARSYTCLALRDGPVALKAFDASPSLPSLYSLPAWPKWEDQEMWAGSLPEFVIPPLALNAHKSTLIVLQQDGWLSLYDGHSGQMRQRVFLSSSVKYREMVCDAESSSVVLKSTRFMIRRSRTLLSMMIFHFPPLTFKAHFNVSQSIFGSTIVDAVISHDLLIVMHSDDSLRAFSLNYILDKFTLRHFKIGDVDESDLDSRYGQLPVGFPYNVDITHLPPCLFHVKSMQHHLQIGSFPWKYIVRASHSQCEMFNLKDGSAVRRGGIEFSDDIEQDEILFHPDESPRLIHVSSNAFRVFYIHGANQDRLNASSMEEVFQLSPFHRQGISEGMKLMTQFGRKIRQPVNYSSYFDLKQEITFDYEDELDIFAVMAASEVNTDDDGSLEMNLDKIYLLDSKSYKVHRTVDLDVVVRMTSSSSMSVIMDRDLLIVRVRNPSLSSTFIYRLREPV is encoded by the exons ATGGTCGAGGCTGTAGCCATTCAGAATGTTGCCTGGGAGCTGCATCGTCGTGAATTGGGCGGCTGTCGCGTGCCCTGCCCCGCCCCTTGTATTAACGTGACGTGTCATAGCCGGCAAATTCTGAAGCAAGTCATCCTGGCTGCCCATCGCCAATACCAACCCCTTCTGCCCGCTCCCCTCACCTCGGCCAAAGACAGCCTGTATTGCGACGGGAAGCTCTTCCTGAAGCGAGAGGCCCGATCCTACACGTGTCTGGCCTTGAGAGACGGCCCCGTGGCCTTAAAAGCCTTCGATGCGTCTCCGTCTTTACCCAGTCTGTATTCACTGCCCGCCTGGCCTAAATGGGAAGATCAAGAGATGTGGGCCGGGTCGTTACCCGAGTTTGTGATCCCGCCTCTGGCGTTGAACGCCCACAAATCGACCTTGATTGTGTTGCAACAGGACGGCTGGTTGAGTTTGTATGACGGGCATTCGGGTCAGATGCGGCAACGGGTGTTCTTGTCGAGTTCGGTCAAGTATCGAGAAATGGTGTGTGATGCCGAGAGCTCGAGTGTCGTGCTCAAATCCACGCGCTTCATGATCCGGCGATCGCGGACTTTGCTCTCTatgatgatttttcatttcccgCCCTTGACCTTTAAGGCGCATTTTAACGTGAGCCAATCCATTTTTGGCTCGACCATCGTGGATGCGGTCATCAGTCATGATTTGCTGATTGTCATGCATTCCGACGACTCACTCCGCGCTTTTAGTTTGAACTACATCTTGGACAAG TTCACGTTGAGACACTTCAAGATCGGTGATGTGGATGAGAGCGATTTGGACTCTCGTTATGGTCAGCTTCCGGTCGGATTTCCTTACAATGTGGATATCACGCATTTGCCACCTTGCCTCTTTCACGTTAAGTCCATGCAGCATCATTTGCAAATTGGCTCGTTTCCGTGGAAATATATCGTCCGGGCGAGTCACTCCCAATGCGAG atgttcaatttgaaagacGGATCGGCGGTTCGGCGTGGAGGGATTGAATTTTCGGATGATATCGAACAAGATGAAATCTTATTTCACCCGGACGAGTCGCCCAGACTGATACACGTGTCATCCAATGCCTTCAG aGTATTTTATATTCATGGTGCAAACCAAGATCGATTAAATGCCAGTTCAATGGAGGAAGTCTTCCAACTATCGCCTTTTCATCGGCAAGGAATCTCGGAAGGAATGAAGCTGATGACCCAATTCGGGCGAAAAATTCGCCAACCGGTGAACTACAGCTCATACTTTGATCTCAAACAAGAAATCACCTTTGACTACGAGGATGAACTTGATATCTTTGCTGTGATGGCAGCCTCTGAAGTCAACACCGATGATGATGGGTCATTAGAAATGAACTTGGACAAGATCTACCTCTTGGATAGTAAAAGTTACAAAGTGCATCGAACTGTGGACTTAGATGTGGTGGTGAGAATGACGAGTAGCTCTTCTATGAGTGTCATCATGGATCGAGATCTCCTAATTGTACGTGTAAGAAACCCATCCTTGAGCTCGACTTTCATCTACAGACTCCGAGAACCTGTGTAA